The Rhizoctonia solani chromosome 4, complete sequence genome contains a region encoding:
- a CDS encoding alpha-amylase, with protein sequence MIAVPVLLSLATGAFAASASEWQSRSIYQVLTDRFATSDGSGPSCNTGDRKYCGGTYKGITSHLDYIQNMGFDAIWISPITKNIGNTGYGDAYHGYWPSDLSGLNDGFGSADDLKELSAALHKRGMYLMVDVVVNHFAATSTPPSLTYNGFSPFNAETDFHPFCFITDYNNQTQVEQCWLGDTTVALVDINTESQNVVNTYNSWIKNLTSFYNIDGIRIDTVKHVRKDFWPEFVKSSGVFAIGEVLSNETDYTGDYTNYMDAVLDYPSWFAVTQAFASTTGNIALIAQNIPETQKYFKNGGISTGAFLENHDQPRFQSWTTDLSLVKNAMAYTFVTDGIPILYYGQEQGYTGGLEPASREALWFTSYQTQNKPLVDHVVKLNAARKASIAGDSKFLSTQMKVVANNTHNIAVQKGKLLTALTNVGSQGAAEKFELTGTGYSANEQLVDVLSCTNITADASGNVNIAFTGGNPQVIIPVSQLSGSGLCGSAKSTTTTTSSGSNNGATALGLSALLATFFGIIGMLPLLF encoded by the exons ATGATCGCTGTTCCCGTTCTTTTATCCCTCGCAACGGGCGCGTTTGCTGCGTCCGCCTCCGAATGGCAGTCTCGTTCCATTTATCAA GTTCTTACCGACCGATTCGCAACTTCAGATGGATCGGGCCCATCCTGCAATACTGGAGACAGGAAGTATTGTGGTGGAACTTACAAGGGCATTA CAAGCCATTTGGACTATATTCAG AACATGGGTTTCGATGCCATTTGGATTTCGCCAATTACTAAGAACATAGGGAACACTGGG TACGGCGACGCCTACCACGGGTACTGGCCCAGTGATTTGTCTGGCCTGAACGACGGTTTTGGTTCTGCCGATGACCTGAAGGAACTTTCAGCAGCCCTCCATAAACGGGGGATGTATCTGATGGTGGACGTCGTTGTAAACCATTTTGCTGCAACCAGCACTCCTCCGAGTCTCACATACAACGGATTTTCACCATTTAACGCCGAA ACCGATTTCCACCCCTTCTGCTTCATTACAGATTACAACAATCAAACTCAGGTCGAGCAGT GTTGGCTAGGAG ACACAACCGTTGCCTTGGTTGACATCAACACGGAATCTCAAAACGTTGTCAAC ACCTATAACTCTTGGATCAAGAATTTGACATCTTTCTACAACATCGACGGTATCCGAATCGATACAGTTAAACACGTTCGCAAGGATTTCTGGCCAGAGTTTGTCAAGAGCAGCGGTGTCTTTGCTATTGGCGAGGTCCTGAGCAACGAGACTGACTATACCGGTGATTACACAAATTACATGGATGCAGTTCTCGATTATCCCTCTTGGTTTGCCGTTACTCAGGCATTCGCGTCCACAACCGGCAATATCGCACTTATTGCTCAAAACATCCCAGAAACACAAAAATACTTCAAGAACGGTGGAATTTCGACCGGGGCTTTCCTTGAGAATCACGACCAGCCACGCTTCCAGAGCTGGACTACCGACCTTTCTCTTGTCAAGAATGCGATGGCTTATACTTTTGTCACCGACGGTATCCCCATCTTGTACTATGGTCAGGAGCAAGGTTATACCGGAGGCCTCGAACCTGCAAGCCGCGAAGC GCTTTGGTTCACTTCTTACCAGACTCAGAACAAACCTCTTGTTGACCATGTTGTTAAGCTCAATGCTGCGCGCAAAGCTTCCATTGCGGGAGACTCCAAGTTCCTATCAACTCAGATGAAGGTTGTTGCCAACAATACTCACAACATCGCTGTTCAAAAAGGCAAGCTGTTGACCGCATTGACCAATGTTGGGTCTCAAGGTGCAGCTGAGAAGTTTGAACTCACCGGTACTGGTTATTCTGCAAATGAGCAACTCGTAGATGTACTCAGCTGCACTAACATCACTGCGGATGCTAGTGGTAACGTTAATATTGCATTCACCGGAGGTAACCCTCAG GTCATCATCCCCGTCTCGCAGCTGAGTGGTTCTGGTCTTTGTGGGAGCGCCAAgtctaccaccaccaccacttcGTCCGGAAGTAACAACGGAGCCACAGCACTCGGCCTATCTGCCTTGCTTGCTACCTTTTTCGGCATTATTGGAATGTTACCTCTCCTGTTCTAA
- a CDS encoding glycoside hydrolase family 43 protein, translating into MPRHNCNTIGPREPTSPTSPVAVYPPPAPPDNENAPGAAAEFYGFVAWATTAILWFIYIIWALLPDSVIRGIGITWYPNREWALLIPSYAVFLVLLTYFTYFALGIYATPSYSDVKSVTDEHARYAVQTSVSRSTVPQVHDLPIGLVNRVLYAITLSALSLVSGVFAAYPNPGKVSGSVDVHDPAICRDSAGKYFLFSTAPGIAIRTSTDRTNWSYAGTVWAAGQATWTDKYTKTSNGNLWAPDCTYKNGQFYLYYSASSFGSRNSAIFFAKSSTGLPGSWSNQGLVISTTDSNDYNAIDPNLIIDGNNWWLSFGSFWTGIKLVQLGSSTGKPSSSTIYSIAKRTAGGGAVEAPIIVKNGSYYYLFTSWDKCCSSTSSTYNIRVGRSTSITGPYVDKSDVALTSGGGTEILASHGSIIGPGGQHVYKDSDAWVLDYHYYTSSGSLLGVNLLDFASGWPVVY; encoded by the exons ATGCCCAGGCATAACTGCAATACAATTGGCCCCAGAGAGCCTACTTCGCCTACTTCGCCGGTTGCCGTATACCCCCCGCCTGCCCCGCCGGATAACGAGAACGCCCCTGGTGCAGCAGCAGAGTTTTATGGATTTGTAGCGTGGGCAACGACCGCTATTCTATGGTTTATTTACATCATTTGGGCATTGCTACCCGATTCTGTCATTCGGGGGATAGGAATTACCTGGTATCCCAATAG GGAATGGGCACTCCTGATTCCATCTTATGCGGTATTCCTGGTATTGCTCACGTACTTCACATACTTCGCACTCGGTATCTATGCGACGCCTTCCTATTCTGATGTTAAATCAGTTACCG ATGAACACGCGCGGTACGCTGTGCAAACGAGCGTCTCTAGGTCAACGGTTCCACAGGTGCATGATCTCCCCATCGGGCTCGTAAATCGTGTTTTGTATG CTATTACCTTGTCCGCACTATCGCTTGTGAGCGGCGTGTTTGCTGCCTATCCTAACCCTG GAAAAGTTTCTGGGAGCGTTGACGTTCATGACCCCGCTATATGTCGGGACTCTGCTGGAAAATACTTCTTGTTTT CTACCGC CCCTGGCATTGCCATCCGCACTTCGACAGACAG GACTAACTGGAGCTACGCTGGCACCGTATGGGCGGCTGGTCAGGCAACCTGGACTGACAAATACACCAAGACGAGCAACGGGAACCTTTG GGCTCCTGACTGTACGTATAAGAACGGACAATTCTAC TTGTACTACTCGGCCTCCTCTTTTGGGAGTCGTAACTCGGCTATTTTCTTCGCCAAATCTAGCACTGGTCTTCCAGGCTCGTGGAGTAACCAAGGGCTAGTTATCTCCACTACAGACTCTAATGATTACAAC GCAATCGACCCCAACTTGATCATTG ATGGCAACAACTGGTGGCTTTCGTTTGGTTCTTTCTGGACTGGCATTAAGCT TGTTCAACTCGGATCCAGCACTGGCAAGCCTTCCAGCTCTACTATTTACTCGATCGCAAAGCGGACAG CGGGTGGAGGAGCAGTTGAAGCACCCATAATTGTCAAGAACGGCAGTTACTATTACTTGTTTACTAGCTGGGACAAATGCTGCTCTAGTACATCATCTACTTACAACATCCGCGTAGGACGATCCACCAG CATTACTGGACCTTATGTTGACAAGAGCGATGTTGCGCTTACATCCGGTGGAG GTACTGAAATCCTTGCTTCGCACGGCTCCATTATTGGGCCCGGCGGACAACACGTTTACAAAGACTCGGATGCCTGGGTTCTCGACTACC ATTATTACACGAGCTCCGGATCATTGCTCGGAGTCAACCTGCTCGATTTCGCGAGCGGCTGGCCCGTGGTTTACTAG
- a CDS encoding fructose-bisphosphate aldolase, class II, with product MGVLDVVPAGVLTGDNVRKLFEYAREHNFAIPAVNVTSSSTANAVLEAARDIKAPIILQASQGGSAYFAGKGLSNTNQEASIIGAIAAAHHIRTVAKAYGVPVVLHTDHCAHKLLPWFDGMLDADEAYFKEHGEPLFSSHMLDLSEEPKEENIATCVKYFTRMAKMNQWLEMEIGITGGEEDGVDNTGVDNAALYTQPEDIYDVYKALSDISPNFSIAAAFGNVHGVYKPGNVVLRPEILAKHQAYTAEKVGGSNKKPLFLVFHGGSGSTKEEIETAVESGVVKMNVDTDTQFAYLAGIRDFFKAKEGYIQTQVGNPEGPDKPNKKVYDPRVWVREGEKTLSARVKEACKDLGNVNTL from the exons ATGGGTGTCCTCGACGTTGTTCCG GCTGGTGTCTTGACTGGCGATAATGTGCGCAAGCTCTTCGAGTATGCTAGGGAGCACAAC TTTGCGATTCCG GCTGTG AACGTCACCTCGTCCTCGACCGCCAACGCTGTTCTCGAGGCTGCTCG CGACATCAAAGCACCTATCATCCTCCAGGCTTCCCAGGGTGGATCTGCCTACTTTGCTGGCAAGGGCCTTTCCAACACCAACCAGGAAGCATCGATCATCGGTGCCATTGCGGCCGCTCACCACATCCGCACTGTCGCCAAGGCTTACGGCGT TCCCGTTGTTTTGCACACCGACCACTGCGCTCACAAACTCCTCCCGTGGTTCGATGGTATGCTCGATGCCGATGAAGCATACTTCAAGGAACACGGAGAGCCTCTCTTCTCGTCGCACATGCTTGACTTGTCTGAGGAGCCCAAGGAGGAGAACATTGCAACATGCGTCAAGTACTTCACTCGCATGGCCAAGATGAACCAATGGCTTGAAATGGAAATCGGTATCACCGGTGGCGAGGAAGACGGCGTTGATAATACCGGTGTTGACAATGCCGCTCTTTACACTCAGCCAGAGGATATCTATGACGTCTATAAGGCACTATCGGATATCAGCCCTAACTTCAGCATTGCGGCCGCTTTTGGAAACGTGCATGGTGTATACAAGCCCGGCAACGTTGTCCTCCGGCCTGAGATCTTAGCCAAGCATCAAGCTTACACTGCGGAAAAGGTTGGCGGCTCAAACAAGAAGCCGTTGTTCCTGGTCTTCCACGGTGGATCCGGTTCTACGAAGGAGGAAATCGAAACCGCCGTTGAGAGCGGTGTTGTCAAGATGAACGTTGACACTG ATACACAATTTGCCTACTTGGCCGGTATTCGA GACTTTTTCAAAGCCAAGGAAGGTTACATCCAAACACAGGTCGGCAACCCCGAGGGTCCAGACAAGCCCAACAAGAAG GTATACGATCCGCGTGTGTGGGTACGCGAGGGTGAGAAGACACTCTCGGCCCGTGTGAAGGAGGCTTGCAAGGACTTGGGCAACGTCA ACACTCTGTAA
- a CDS encoding Beta-glucan synthesis-associated protein (SKN1): MSRRQSSKPSSPDDVPSNIAYGNRSPLSPQSTLNVPLMMRERNVEAAMMKPPTTGLYSSVAASASNLSLSSRADTLVGHAPPGSVTSKYMLTPDPSKWGTNVYLNVPEPDDHLHNPDPRRDRLNDAGGSVFNPRALVNLGCLLILALALTGLFAVYPITDSFLRKTDTLGGYNLGGINASGQVPEITGNFALIDKDTPKSAYTHISLEDGSEWDLVFSDEFNTEGRSFYPGDDPYWEAVDLHYWGTNNLEWYSPDQVTTRGGYLNITLEKTPWQRLDYKGGMIASWNKFCFTGGYFVANVSLPGSSKVHGLWPAVWSMGNLGRAGFGASLEGMWPYTYDTCDVGTLPNQTFPDHTPHLATVDGDKDHGYVLSYLQGQRLSACTCPGESHPGPIRSDGTFVGRAAPEIDVFEAIINDHVGYVSQSGQWAPFNYKYVWKNTTENLHILSEETEFNTYIGGVFQQCSSGLSKTNQACYEQDGGCFAVYGFEYRPGNDGYILWTNDNEPAWKMYGAGMGPDDNVKIGQRPVPQEPMYMIINLGISPQFGGVDFEHLKFPATMLVDWVRVYQHKDHHNIGCDPPDFPTRDYINTYIEAYTNPNLTTWVDDYKQKMEVHKKTMSALKLYPNPLELRFENLPIPEISHPDDAIIKVILAGLCGSDLHAYRGLEPFDVPYVTGHELVGVVVSLGESFQKAATGRPELYSTLKVGDKVVSPFTSSCGECRPCRIGFTARCVHSLLFGSPHLPGAQAQYIRIPHAGGTLFRIPQDDSLLGTEPVAWIRTSDASLILLADILPTGYFATLQAIQHPNLAYAFARKAFPVIPDFVNAFVTGGEAIKVQEDDAKLAFAVIGLGPVGLCALVSLVELLGLSGTSNFAIVAVDLNEARRAKAEAILTALGPTAGGVIRVVSLEDAPNVSKELSGGLGCDAVLEIVGNNSALQLAYELVRPFGVISSVGVHTHPQFPLNGDALYSKNVSLAFGRCPVRSIFPYCIELLMSRQDIFSVGGVAGLIEGIVPFDESSVKEAYRMFNEVRQIAEMGAYVKLLEYDNIEGMILLSELSRRRIRSIQKLIRVGRNEVVVVLRVDKEKGYIDLSKRRVSPEDITKCEEKFMKSKAVASIMRHVATRTTGAVEETPKEGEAAAPKDDEKLEELYEQIVWPLASKYGHTYDAFKLALTSPDVFEGLNISQPVLNSLMSTIARRLTPQPIKLRADIELTCFQPTGIDAIKRALTAGEAVSTEAVPVKAKLVAPPFYVLGTNATDKVAGVEVLEKAIEAIKAAILEDGGELNVKMKPKAVSESEDQELAAIMAKANQENQEVSGDSAEDSALED, from the exons ATGTCTCGACGCCAGTCGTCGAAACCCAGTTCGCCCGATGATGTGCCTTCCAACATCGCATATGGGAACCGTTCTCCGCTGTCGCCGCAATCAACACTGAATGTACCACTCATGATGCGCGAACGGAACGTCGAGGCAGCCATGATGAAGCCTCCTACGACTGGCCTGTATTCTTCAGTCGCAGCAAGTGCG AGCAATTTGTCCCTCTCTTCGCGGGCTGATACGCTCGTTGGCCATGCTCCCCCCGGTAGTGTCACATCCAAATACATGCTTACACCGGATCCGTCCAAATGGGGCACGAACGTCTACCTCAACGTTCCCGAGCCCGATGACCATCTCCATAACCCTGACCCACGTCGGGACCGACTGAATGATGCAGGGGGTTCTGTTTTCAATCCCCGAGCATTGGTTAATTTGGGGTGCCTGCTTATTCTTGCCTTGGCGCTCACTGGGCTATT TGCGGTATATCCGATTACCGATAGCTTTTTGCGCAAAACAGACACTCTAGGAGGATACAATCTTGGTGGAATCAATGCCTCTGGCCAGGTACCGGAAATTACCGGGAATTTCGCACTCATCGACAAGGATACTCCCAAGTCTGCGTACACTCACATATCCTTGGAAGACGGAAGCGAATGGGACCTCGTGTTCAGCGACGAGTTTAATACCGAAGGTCGTTCCTTTTATCCTGGAGATGATCCGTACTGGGAGGCAGTTGACTTACACTATTG GGGAACAAACAACCTTGAGTGGTATTCGCCCGACCAGGTTACTACCAGGGGGGGTTACCTTAATATCACCCTGGAAAAGACCCCCTGGCAGAGATTGGACTATAAAGGCGGTATGATCGCATCCTGGAATAAATTCTGCTTCACCGGAGGTTACTTTGTTG CGAATGTCTCTTTGCCCGGAAGTAGCAAAGTTCATGGCTTGTGGCCTGCTGTCTGGTCCATGGGTAACCTCGGGCGAGCCGGTTTTGGAGCCAGTCTGGAGGGTATGTGGCCATACACTTAT GATACCTGTGACGTTGGTACGCTTCCAAACCAAACCTTCCCCGATCATACGCCGCATCTGGCTACCGTCGACGGTGATAAAGATCACGGCTATGTGCTTTCATACCTTCAGGGCCAACGTCTCAGTGCATGTACCTGCCCCGGAGAGTCGCATCCAGGGCCGATACGTTCAGATGGTACATTCGTGGGCCGCGCTGCACCTGAAATCGATGTCTTCGAAGCCATTATCAATGATCATGTTGGATACGTCAGTCAAAGTGGTCAATGGGCACCATTCAACTACAAATATGTTTGGAAGAACACAAC CGAAAACTTGCATATTCTGAGCGAGGAAACAGAGTTCAACACATACATCGGTGGTGTTTTCCAACAATGCAGCAGTGGTCTTTCAAAGACGAATCAG GCATGTTACGAACAAGACGGCGGCTGCTTTGCTGTCTATGGATTCGAATATAGGCCCGGAAACGATGGCTATATTCTCTGGACCAATGACAATGAGCCAGCTTGGAAAATGTACGGAGCTGGGATGGGTCCCGATGACAATGTCAAGATTGGTCAGCGTCCCGTACCACAGGAACCTATG TATATGATCATCAACTTGGGCATTTCTCCTCAGTTTGGTGGTGTGGACTTTGAACATCTGAAATTCCCTGCGACAATGCTCGTCGATTGGGTTCGGGTTTATCAGCACAAGGACCATCATAACATTGGATGTGATCCGCCAGACTTCCCTACGAGGGACTATATTAATAC ATATATTGAAGCTTACACCAATCCGA ACCTGACCACCTGGGTGGACGATTACAAACAGAAG ATGGAAGTCCACAAAAAAACCATGTCCGCTCTCAAACTCTACCCCAATCCCCTCGAACTTCGCTTTGAGAATCTGCCCATCCCAGA GATTTCTCACCCAGATGATGCGATTATCAAAGTGATT CTCGCTGGCCTATGCGGTAGTGATCTACATGCGTATCGCGGACTAGAGCCGTTTGATGTACC GTACGTTACTGGTCATGAGCTCGTTGGCGTCGTTGTGAGTCTTGGGGAAAGCTTCCAAAAGGCTGCAACCGGACGCCCAGAACTCTACTCGACGCTCAAGGTTGGCGACAAG GTCGTATCGCCGTTCACATCGTCGTGTGGCGAATGCCG TCCATGTCGGATAGGATTTACTGCTAGATGTGTTCATTCCTTGCTCTTTGGTTCGCCGCACCTACCTGGAGCGCAGGCCCAGTATATTCGCATTCCTCACGCTGGAGGCACTCTATTTAGGATTCCCCAAGATGACAGTCTCTTGGGGACAGAGCCCGTCGCTTGGATCAGGACTTCGGATGCTTCCCTAATCCTGCTCGCCGACATTCTTCCAACTGGATACTTTGCGACTCTTCAAGCAATTCAGCATCCGAACCTGGCATATGCGTTTGCACGTAAAGCGTTTCCGGTTATCCCGGACTTTGTGAATGCGTTCGTTACCGGCGGTGAAGCGATCAAAGTTCAGGAAGACGATGCGAAGTTAGCGTTCGCGGTGATTGGACTGGGCCCAGTAGGCTTA TGTGCGCTGGTCAGTTTAGTCGAGCTATTAGGCTTGAGTGGAACGTCCAATTTTGCAATCGTTGCGGTTGATCTCAATGAAGCTCGTCGAGCCAAGGCCGAGGCTATCCTCACTGCACTTGGGCCCACTGCTGGGGGTGTGATCAGAGTCGTATCTCTTGAAGATGCGCCCAATGTATCTAAGGAGCTTTCTGGCGGACTCGGCTGTGACGCAGTGCTTGAG ATTGTTGGGAATAACTCAGCCCTTCAACTGGCTTACGAGTTAGTTCGACCCTTTGGTGTTATATCATCTGTTG GTGTTCATACTCACCCTCAGTTCCCTCTTAACGGCGACGCTCTATACTCTAAAAATGTCAGTCTTGCGTTCGGGCGATGCCCAGTCAGATCGATATTTCCCTACTGTATCGAACTTCTCATGAGCCGTCAAGACATATTCTCAGTTGGTGGTGTGGCAGGGTTGATTGAAGGAATAGTTCCATTTGATGAAAGCTCAGTGAAGGAGGCTTATCGCATGTTCAACGAGG TGCGCCAGATTGCTGAAATGGGTGCATATGTCAAATTG CTTGAATATGATAATATTGAGGGAATGATTTTGCTTTCCGAACTGTCTCGAAGACGTATCAGGAGTATTCAAAAGCTTATTCGAGTGGGTCGAAATGAAGTTGTGGTCGTATTGCGTGTGGACAAAGAGAAGG GATACATTGATCTTTCGAAACGTCGTGTCTCTCCTGAAGATATCACAAAATGTGAAGAGAAATTCATGAAGTCCAAGGCTGTGGCTTCTATTATGAGGCACGTCGCGACTAGGACAACCGGAGCCGTGGAAGAGACGCCAAAGGAGGGAGAGGCTGCTGCGCCCAAGG ATGATGAGAAGCTGGAAGAGTTATACGAACAGATCGTATGGCCGCTTGCTAGCAAGTATGGTCACACTTACGACGCATTCAAGCTCGCATTGAC CTCCCCTGACGTATTTGAGGGCCTGAATATCTCTCAACCAGTGCTCAATTCTCTGATGTCCACTATCGCCCGACGGTTGACTCCTCAGCCTATCAAACTGCGAGCGGATATTGAACTCACGTGTTTCCAGCCGACTGGAATCGACGCCATTAAACGCGCTTTGACGGCAGGAGAGGCGGTTAGTACCGAGGCAGTCCCTGTCAAGGCTAAGCTGGTCGCGCCGCCATTTTATGTCCTTGGGACCAACGCGACAGATAAG GTTGCTGGGGTGGAGGTTTTGGAAAAGGCGATTGAAGCCATCAAGGCAGCTATTCTTGAAGACGGTGGTGAATTAAACGTCAAGATGAAA CCCAAAGCAGTTTCCGAAAGCGAAGATCAGGAACTGGCGGCGATCATGGCCAAGGCAAACCAGGAGAACCAGGAAGTTTCCGGAGACAGCGCGGAAGACTCTGCTCTGGAAGATTAA
- a CDS encoding glycoside hydrolase family 16 protein: MHSPYSPNVNSPQSSSVSLLGPQAVTRRDGPGFQAAHMRAPQPGAGGAMPLGNSYSNSDMPEKSFSSKYSLAPDPARWGARVDYGHPEADDELHNPDPKRDRSYDSGGSFFTARGLVNLGCLGILLIGLIALFAGYPLIVHLTQKEMSTLGGYNLGGINATGQVPEIPGNYGLIDRDTPPEAYTHTSFEDGSEWDLVFSDEFNVDGRSFYPGDDPYWEALDIHYWGTNNLEWYSPDMVHTHGGYLNISLDRTPWRGLEYKGGLMTSWNKFCFTGGYFVANVSLPGRSDVYGLWPAVWAMGNLGRAGYGASLDGMWPYTYDTCDVGTLPNQTRPDGTPINATINGDPGKEGVLSYLPGQRLSACTCSGESHPGPKRPDGTFVGRAAPEIDVIEAQVSADTRIGHVSMSGQWAPYNYGYEWFNTSENFITHEPGLTLNTYHGGAYQQTTSVLVDTDQRCYVESGGCFSVYGFEYKRGYDGYITWVSEDKPAWTLRGAGMGADDRVEIGPRPVPMEPMYMILNLGISPNFGAIDFENLVFPTTMLIDWVRVYQPRDARNIGCDPPDYPTAEYINTYIEAYTNANLTTWVDDYKQVIPKNRLVDNCT, encoded by the exons ATGCACTCACCATATTCTCCTAATGTTAACTCGCCGCAAAGTTCGAGCGTGTCGCTTCTTGGCCCTCAAGCTGTGACGCGACGTGATGGTCCAGGCTTCCAAGCCGCTCACATGCGAGCACCCCAGCCAGGAGCTGGGGGGGCAATGCCTCTA GGTAACTCATACAGCAATTCGGATATGCCCGAAAAATCGTTCTCTTCCAAGTACTCCTTAGCGCCTGACCCTGCGAGGTGGGGTGCTCGCGTCGACTATGGCCATCCAGAAGCCGACGACGAATTACACAATCCTGACCCCAAGCGCGACCGTTCGTATGACTCGGGTGGATCTTTCTTTACTGCCCGAGGTCTTGTAAACCTTGGGTGCCTGGGGATACTCTTGATTGGATTGATTGCTCTATT CGCCGGATACCCACTAATCGTGCACCTTACCCAGAAGGAAATGTCAACCTTGGGCGGGTACAACCTTGGTGGAATCAATGCGACTGGACAAGTCCCGGAAATTCCTGGCAACTATGGTTTAATTGACCGGGATACGCCTCCAGAAGCGTATACGCACACCTCGTTTGAGGATGGATCTGAGTGGGATCTCGTTTTTAGCGATGAATTCAACGTCGACGGCCGAAGTTTCTATCCTGGAGACGATCCGTATTGGGAGGCTCTCGACATCCATTATTG GGGAACCAATAACTTGGAATGGTACTCACCCGATATGGTGCATACCCACGGCGGATACCTAAATATTTCACTCGATAGAACTCCATGGCGCGGGTTGGAATACAAGGGTGGTTTGATGACCTCGTGGAACAAGTTCTGCTTTACTGGGGGTTACTTTGTCG CAAATGTTTCGCTTCCGGGAAGGAGCGATGTCTATGGTCTCTGGCCCGCCGTTTGGGCCATGGGTAACCTCGGTCGTGCTGGATATGGTGCCAGTCTGGATGGGATGTGGCCTT ACACTTAC GATACATGTGACGTTGGCACACTGCCCAATCAAACTCGCCCGGACGGTACACCTATCAACGCGACAATCAATGGCGACCCAGGAAAGGAGGGAGTGCTCTCGTACTTGCCAGGACAACGCCTGAGCGCATGTACTTGCTCCGGGGAGTCGCATCCAGGACCCAAGCGACCTGATGGCACGTTCGTTGGCCGTGCTGCACCGGAAATCGACGTTATTGAAGCGCAAGTCAGCGCTGATACTCGAATTGGCCACGTCAGTATGTCTGGACAGTGGGCGCCATACAATTACGGTTACGAGTGGTTCAATACCTC CGAGAATTTCATAACACACGAGCCGGGTCTCACATTGAATACTTACCACGGAGGAGCCTATCAGCAAACAACTAGTGTGTTGGTTGACACTGACCAG AGGTGTTATGTAGAAAGCGGAGGTTGCTTTTCCGTATATGGGTTCGAGTATAAGCGCGGCTATGATGGTTATATTACCTGGGTCAGCGAGGATAAACCAGCTTGGACTCTACGCGGAGCCGGAATGGGAGCCGACGACCGCGTCGAGATTGGCCCGCGCCCAGTCCCGATGGAGCCCATGTACATGATCCTCAACTTGGGTATCTCGCCGAACTTTGGTGCCATCGACTTTGAGAATCTTGTATTCCCTACGACAATGCTTATCGACTGGGTTCGGGTATATCAGCCGAGGGATGCGCGCAACATCGGGTGTGATCCGCCAGATTACCCTACCGCGGAGTATATCAATAC GTACATCGAGGCATACACGAATGCCAACTTGACTACCTGGGTGGATGACTATAAGCAGGTCATTCCAAAGAACCGACTGGTCGACAACTGCACATAG